The stretch of DNA TCTCCACACGATACTTTTGAGCCTTTGCCGGGGAAGGAAGGTGGAATATCATCATCTCGAGCAGTGCAGTGCTTGCTGGTAGCCACAGTTTGCATAACACGCTTCATCAAAGCTTTGCCAATCAATTCCTTCTCATCAGACTTCATGGTAACATTGAGCTTTTGCAGCATGGGCCACAATTTCTCCTTCTGGTCGTTCATGCAGGTGTTGATGATTTGCTTGATTGGCTCATAGCAGAACTGAACAAATCCTCTCTTGCAGGTAGGGGAGCCTGTGTTCTTGGTTGTCCATTTCTTGGTGGCAGGGTCAAAGAAGTTCTCACCCCAAAGCCTCTCCATCATCTTAGATTCATCAACTCCAAACTTAGATGCATACATCTTGGCAAAGTTAGTGAGGGTAAAGGCCCATCCGTGCAGACCAGCAGAAAAAGCAACAGTCCCCTTCTCTGGGTACACTTGGACGTCACCAAGGAGCTTATCTTCGTATGTTGCCATGATGACATTGGCATTCTCAATGACACGGGAGAAGGTCTGGTAAGCTTCCTCGCCCTCAACCTGAAGCTCAAGGAAGCACCTGTCCATCTTGTTCACGGTAAGAACTGGCCTAATCCTCTCACCAAGGGCTTGGCGAAGCACAGTTTCAGTTTGCACACAGACACCTTCAATACAGTCAACCACCACAAGAGCACCATCGGTGATGCGAAGAGCAGCTGTGACTTCCGAAGAAAAATCAACGTGCCCAGGCGAGTCAATAAGGTTGATCAGGTATTGGTTACCATCTCTCTCACCCTTGTAATTCTTCAGTGACTCGTCAGTCATCTCATAGTAAAGAGAGATACCGGTAGATTTGATTGTAATACCACGCTCTGCTTCATCTGCA from Sorghum bicolor cultivar BTx623 unplaced genomic scaffold, Sorghum_bicolor_NCBIv3 super_525, whole genome shotgun sequence encodes:
- the LOC8155509 gene encoding elongation factor 2, coding for MVKFTAEELRGIMDKKNNIRNMSVIAHVDHGKSTLTDSLVAAAGIIAQEVAGDVRMTDTRADEAERGITIKSTGISLYYEMTDESLKNYKGERDGNQYLINLIDSPGHVDFSSEVTAALRITDGALVVVDCIEGVCVQTETVLRQALGERIRPVLTVNKMDRCFLELQVEGEEAYQTFSRVIENANVIMATYEDKLLGDVQVYPEKGTVAFSAGLHGWAFTLTNFAKMYASKFGVDESKMMERLWGENFFDPATKKWTTKNTGSPTCKRGFVQFCYEPIKQIINTCMNDQKEKLWPMLQKLNVTMKSDEKELIGKALMKRVMQTVATSKHCTARDDDIPPSFPGKGSKVS